One Vigna unguiculata cultivar IT97K-499-35 chromosome 11, ASM411807v1, whole genome shotgun sequence DNA window includes the following coding sequences:
- the LOC114168849 gene encoding uncharacterized protein LOC114168849, which produces MTRTPSFYMDDPTLSWFQWMERNNMLRTWPEFLHSLETRFAPSHFHNIKGRLCKLSQTNYVLQYLTKFESLSNRITDVPPLFMLECFISGLRLDIQREVLAFQPVTFSEAVELAKLQEDKFGYSPTPSKTLSTSTFTTTHTPLLPTPSSLALPYKCLSASDMQARCDKGLCYNCDDKYSPDHHCKSHFFLLIHDDEEQPISETSPPESLKPDATGSAQLSLTALSGHFTQRCFMSRVIF; this is translated from the coding sequence ATGACTCGAACTCCTTCTTTCTACATGGATGATCCAACACTCAGTTGGTTCCAATGGATGGAGCGCAATAACATGCTTCGCACCTGGCCAGAATTTCTCCACTCCCTGGAAACACGATTTGCCCCTTCTCATTTTCACAACATCAAAGGCCGCTTGTGCAAATTATCACAAACCAATTATGTTTTGCAGTACCTCACCAAATTTGAGAGTCTTTCCAATCGTATCACCGATGTTCCTCCATTATTCATGCTTGAGTGTTTCATTTCTGGCTTACGCCTAGACATTCAACGCGAGGTTCTCGCCTTTCAACCTGTCACTTTCTCTGAAGCAGTGGAGTTGGCCAAACTGCAGGAAGACAAATTTGGTTATTCCCCAACCCCTTCCAAGACACTATCCACCTCTACGTTCACAACGACGCACACACCATTATTACCCACACCATCCTCATTGGCACTCCCTTATAAGTGTTTGTCCGCCTCCGACATGCAAGCCCGATGTGATAAAGGCCTTTGCTACAATTGTGATGATAAATACAGTCCTGACCATCATTGTAAATCACATTTTTTCCTCCTAATTCATGATGATGAGGAACAACCCATCTCGGAAACATCACCCCCGGAGTCTCTCAAGCCAGATGCTACGGGTTCTGCACAGTTGAGCCTGACTGCCCTTTCTGGCCATTTCACCCAAAGATGTTTCATGTCACGTGTCATATTTTGA
- the LOC114170080 gene encoding probable aminotransferase TAT2 — protein sequence METGAVAMNNNSSNVIHHQNETRATSTITIKGILSLIMENIDVNLDGGNKRVISLGMGDPTLTTLFHTPKVVEEAVADSLHSHKFHGYAPTAGLPQARIAIAEYLSRDLPYKLSSDDVFITCGCTQAIDVSVAMLARPGANILLPRPGFPIYELSTAFRGVEVRHYDLLPEKGWEVDLDAVEALADQNTVGLVIINPGNPCGNVYSYHHLEKIAETAKRVGTIVISDEVYGHLAFGAKPFVPMGVFGSVVPVLTLGSLSKRWIVPGWRLGWFVTNDPSGTFREPKVVERIKKYFDLLGGPPTFIQAAVPQIIANTEEIFFNKTIDNLRHTADICCTEIKDIPCIVCPYRPEGSMAMMVKLNLSLLEDISDDIDFCFKLAKEESVIILPGTAVGLKDWLRITFAADPCALGEGMKRIKSFCQRHARKL from the exons ATGGAAACTGGGGCTGTGGCTATGAACAACAACAGCAGCAACGTCATCCATCACCAGAATGAAACCAGAGCAACTTCCACCATCACCATTAAGGGCATTCTCAGCCTTATAATGGAAAACATTGATGTCAATTTGGATGGTGGAAACAAGAGAGTTATTTCTCTGGGTATGGGTGACCCAACTCTCACCACATTATTCCACACACCTAAGGTTGTTGAAGAAGCTGTTGCTGACTCTCTTCACTCTCACAAGTTTCATGGCTATGCTCCCACTGCTGGTCTTCCCCAAGCTAGAAT AGCAATTGCTGAATATCTATCTCGTGACCTTCCTTACAAGTTATCAAGTGATGATGTTTTCATCACATGTGGATGCACTCAAGCCATTGATGTTTCAGTGGCGATGCTTGCTCGCCCAGGTGCAAACATCTTGCTTCCAAGACCAGGCTTCCCAATCTATGAACTCAGTACTGCATTTAGAGGGGTTGAAGTGAGGCATTACGATCTGCTTCCAGAGAAAGGTTGGGAGGTTGATCTAGATGCTGTTGAAGCTCTTGCTGATCAGAACACGGTTGGATTGGTGATCATAAACCCTGGGAATCCTTGTGGGAATGTGTACAGTTACCATCATTTGGAAAAG ATTGCTGAAACTGCAAAACGGGTTGGAACAATTGTGATTTCTGATGAAGTATATGGCCATCTTGCATTTGGGGCAAAGCCATTTGTGCCAATGGGAGTGTTTGGCTCCGTTGTTCCTGTTCTCACTCTTGGCTCACTGTCTAAGAGATGGATAGTTCCTGGATGGAGGCTTGGTTGGTTCGTAACAAATGATCCATCTGGCACTTTTAGAGAACCAAAG GTAGTTGAGCgtattaaaaagtattttgatCTTCTGGGAGGCCCACCCACTTTCATCCAG GCAGCTGTACCTCAGATAATTGCAAATACTGAAGAGATTTTCTTCAATAAAACCATTGACAATTTGAGGCATACTGCAGATATATGTTGTACAGAGATAAAGGATATTCCATGCATTGTTTGCCCTTACAGACCAGAAGGGTCCATGGCTATGATG GTGAAACTAAACCTTTCACTCCTAGAAGATATAAGTGATGATATAGACTTCTGTTTCAAACTTGCAAAGGAGGAATCTGTAATCATTCTTCCAG GAACTGCAGTTGGGCTAAAAGATTGGCTTCGTATTACCTTTGCAGCTGATCCATGTGCCCTTGGAGAGGGTATGAAAAGGATAAAGTCTTTCTGTCAAAGGCATGCAAGAAAATTGTAA